AGGACGGCGGCCGGGCCGCGCGGGCCCGGTGGGCGGGGTGTCGTCATGTGGAACTGGGCGCGGGTGCCGGTGAGGTCCAGGACGTGCCGGGGCTGCGCCTGGAGACCGGACAGCTCCAGGTGTCCGCCGTGTATGCCGGCGTTCCGGTTCAGGGTCTGCAGCAGGCCGAGGCCGCTGGCGTCCATGAACGCCACGCCCGCGAGGTCGAGGCACAGAATGCGGTGTCGGACGTTCACCCGGTCCGTGACCTCACTGACCTGCGGACAGGCATCGAAGTCGAGGTCACCGACCACCGTGATCACGGTCCGGTCGGAGAGATCACTGACGTACACATCGACAGAAGGCATGGGACAGAACACCGCCGTTCGGGATCAAAGCCCATCACGGTCGGCTCCCACTGCCGGAAGTAGGCCGTCAAGCGCGCGACACACCAGTGCCGCTCACAGCCGAGCGAGACACCCTGCGCCGGCCACCGCCCTTTCCTCCGTCCACGGCGAAGAGGGGCGCGGGGTCGCCACCAGACCAGACTGGTTCCCTTCGAGCGTGTCACACAGCGGCTGCCGGCGCCAGACCTGCCCGGACCCCGTTCCCGGCGGCCCTCACCGCCCTCGGGGACCGGGCAGGGCGCCGTCGGGCCGGGCCGTGCCGGCACCCCGTCCCTGGCGTCGACGGCCAGGTCGGACCCGTGGGGGGGAGCGGTGCCGCACCGCGGCACGACGGTGTCGTCGCAGGCCGCGATCAGCGCGGTGATCCGTGGGTCCCAGCCGGGCAGCATGTCGACCCGGCCGCGCCCGGGCCGCGGCCGGGTCGTCGAACGGGATCCCGCTGACCGCGCGGTTGCGGCCGGCTGTCAGGGGCGTCGCCGCCACGGTCACACGGCCGGCCGAGATGACGGCACACCCGCCCGGTGGCCGGGGACCGTTTGCCGCTCATGCCGACGGGGACCCGGCTGCTCATGACTACAGCACCCCCTCGTCGCCGGACAGGTCAGAATCGGGTCTTGTGGCTCCTGGACCGCCTGGAGCGGGAGCCGCGCGCGGACGCGGTGATCGACAAGCTCAGCAGCGGCGTCAGGTCCCTGCCCCTGGGCCGTGGCCGGGACCTGCTGCACGGCAAGTGGCTGGGCCACCCGGTGCATCCGCTGATGGTCCAGGTGCCGATCGGCGCCTGGTTCTCGGCCGCGCTGCTCGACCTGTGTCCCGGCCGGTCACGCGAGGCCGGCCTGTTGATCGGAGTCGGGTTGGCCGCGACCGGCCCCGCCGCGGTGACGGGGGCGGTCGACTGGGCGGAACTGCATCCACAGCAGCAGCGTGTCGGCCTGGCGCACTCCCTGGCCAACACGGTCGCCGCCGGGCTCTACGCGACCTCCCTGGTCTACCGCGTCAAGGGACGCACCGCGCGGGGCCGTGCCCTCGGCTTCCTGGGGCTGACGGCCGTCGGGATCGGCGGCATGCTGGGCGGCCACCTGGCCTACCGGCAGGCGTCCGGCGCCAATCACGCGGAAGAGGTTCCCCACGTCGTCTCGGAGGGCTGGCACCGTGTCGGGGCCCTGGCCGAGTTCTCGGAAGGCCGGCCGGAACGGCGCAGCGTGGACGACGTGCCGGTGCTCGTGGTCCGCGAAGCCGACGGGGTCGTACACGCCCTGGCCGAACGGTGCAGTCATCTTGCGGGACCGCTGTCCGAGGGCGTCGTCGCCGACGGATGTGTCGAGTGCCCCTGGCACGGAAGCGTGTTCCGGCTGTCGGACGGCTGGAACGTACGCGGCCCGGCCACCGCACCGCAGCCCGCCTTCGACACCCGGATCGTCGACGGCGAGGTGGAGGTCCGGCTGCGCGGCCACTAGGCCGGGACTTCGCGGTCACGGCCTGGTGCGGGCAGCCGGGCCGTGATACCAGTCGCGGTCGGCGGCCGATCGCGGCGGAGCGCGCAAGTGGTGGCGACCGCCGCCCCGTTGCCGTGTTCGCGAGCCCTCCGGTGCGCTGTGCGTGCGCTCGCGGCTTCGTCCGTGGCGGCCCCATCACCCGAGTGGCGCAAGCGATCGAAGGGGGCCAGCCTGAGAAGAGCGGCGCGCGTCGATGATGTGCTGCCGTTGAAGCGGTTTCCCCGCCCCCTCGCTCCGGGGAGGAGCATCATGCCCGTACCGATACGACGCCTGGTCGTGGCGTCCATCATGTGCTGCGCCTTGCTGGCGGGTTCGACGGCCCATGCCGCCCCCCAGCACACCGTGCGGGGCGCGGCCACCGTCGCCGTCACCGATCCCACACCCAGTCCGAGTACGACGGCGGAGAAGCGCAGGTTCGCCAAGACGCGCTTCGTCGCGGACGCCGCGCTGGCTGCCGGCGCGACCTACCAGTGGATCGTCAAGCCGTACAGGGCAGGCAAGTTCAAGAAGGGCGCCCACGGCCGCAGGGTTGCTCTCGTGAAAGGCGCCCTCGCAGGCGCGTTCACGTACAACCGGCTCAAGGCAGCCGTCCGCAACGCCAAGGCCGACCCCGCCCTCTCCAAGGCCCTCGCGCCCCTGAACGCGGGCATCGAGTCCTTGAAGCAGCTGCCGTCGAAACTGCGCAAGGGCAACACCGATGACACCGTCAGCAGTTACAACGACGTCATCAACAAGGTGAAGGAGGCCGGCAAGAGCGCGGGCGCCGAGGTCAAGGACAAGGTACCCAGCGCATCGCAGCTGACCGGCTCCTGAGGTTCCGTCACCGGCTGCGGCGCCGATCGGGCTGCGCCCCGGACGAGGGGTGCCGCGGGGCCGAGGCACACGGGAGTCCGGACGTCGTGGCCACTGCACGGGGGCGGCCTCCGCGGCCGGCCGGCATACCGAGCGCGACCCCGATCCCGGCGCTCCCGAGGCCACGCTCGCGGGTGCCTGCTGGACCCGGACCCTCCTGCCGGCACGGACGGCCCGCGCGGTCGGCGACCGGGCCCGGGTCACGGCCACCGCCTGGCGCGGGTTCTACGGCCCCAAGGCCGGGGGCGTGCGTGGGGCTGTTTTCTGAGAGCCTGGTCACGAGGAGTGGTAGCTCATGACCGGTTCGGGCGGTGAGCGGGATCCCGGCTTCGCGGATGAGGTCCTGCGCGATCTGGGTGCCGGCGTCTTCACCCTGGACCCGGCCGGGCGGATCACCTATGTCAATCCGTGGGCAGAGCGCCTGTTGCGCCGGCCGGTGGCGCGGATGCTGGGGCACGACGCGCACGACCTGCTCCATCGCAGCCCCGACGGGAGTCCCGTACCGCGTGAGCGGTGCCTGCTGCGCACTCCCCTGGCCGGGAGCCGGGACGCCGTGGAGGGAAGCGAGGAGTACTTCCTGCGCGGTGACGGCGTCCTGCTGCCGATCATCTGGTCGGCGACACCCCTCAGGCCCGGGAAGACGTCCGGCGGGGTGGTGATCGTTTTCAGTGACTTCAGCCTGCACCGTGACGCCGAGGAGCGGGCGATCGCCCACACCGCCGCGCTGGAGGCGCTCACCAACCGGCTGAACCTGCTCGCCGAGGTCTCCTCGGTGCTGATGTCCACCATGGACGCCATCGCCGCGGCACGTGCGCTGCTCCCCCTGCTGGTGCCGGAACTCGGGCTCTGGGCCGCCGTCGACCTCGTCGACGCCCACTCCGGCATCCCGCGGCGCGTCGCGGTGCACAGCCCCGCTCAACCTGACCGTGCCAGGGAACTCACGGGACCGCTGGCCACGGCCCGGCAGCGGCCGGAGATCATTCACGGTGATCAGCCGGTCCTTTTGGAGGCCGGTCACCTGGTGGACGCGGGTGCGGCGCTCGCGGCCGGCCACCGGATCCTGTTCGACCGGCTCGGTGGCCGCTGGGCCACCGCGGTACCCATCCGTTCCCGCCGGCGGTACTACGGGGTGCTGACCGTGGCGCGGGCCGGGGACACCCGTCCGCCGCCCGAGGGCGAGACGCGGCTGCTCGCGGACATCGGGCGCCGGCTCGCGCTGGTGCTGGACAACAGCCAGCTGTACGAGGAGCAGCGCAACGTCGCGGAGACCATGCAACGCCAACTGCTGGCCCCGCTGCCACAGGTCGACCACCTGCGGATGGCCGCCCGCTACCTGCCGGCGCAGCGCGCCATGGAGATCGGCGGGGACTGGTACGACGCCTTCCTGCTCGCGGACGGCGTGATGGCCCTGGTGATCGGGGACGTGGTGGGACACGATCTCCAGGCCGCCGTCCACATGGCCGAGGTCCGCAACATGCTGCGCGCGCTCGCCTGGACCCATGGGGAACCGCCGAGCGTGATCATGCGGCGGCTGGACGAGGCGGTGACGCACACCAGCGACGCGCCGATGGCCACGCTGGTCTTCGCCCGCGTCGAAGGTCCCGAGGGAGGACCGTGGCAGCTGCACTGGGTCAACGCCGGCCATCCTCCTCCGCTGCTGATCACCCCTGAGGGCGACACCCGCTTCCTCACCCGCGGCCACGGGCCGCTGATCGGCATGAGCGCCACCATGCACCTGGGCCTGACCTGGCCGGACGCGCGCGAGGACCTGCCCGCGCGCTCCACCGTGCTCTTCTACACCGACGGCCTCGTCGAGAGCCGGGAGCGTCCCATCGACGCGGGGATGGCCAGGCTCAGCCACCATGCCGCCGTCCTCGCCCGGCGACTGCGCACCGGGACCGTCGACGACTTCTGCGACCAGCTTCTTCAACGCCTCGACCCGCGCG
Above is a genomic segment from Streptomyces collinus Tu 365 containing:
- a CDS encoding STAS domain-containing protein, which gives rise to MPSVDVYVSDLSDRTVITVVGDLDFDACPQVSEVTDRVNVRHRILCLDLAGVAFMDASGLGLLQTLNRNAGIHGGHLELSGLQAQPRHVLDLTGTRAQFHMTTPRPPGPRGPAAVLPVQHAAP
- a CDS encoding Rieske 2Fe-2S domain-containing protein, yielding MTTAPPRRRTGQNRVLWLLDRLEREPRADAVIDKLSSGVRSLPLGRGRDLLHGKWLGHPVHPLMVQVPIGAWFSAALLDLCPGRSREAGLLIGVGLAATGPAAVTGAVDWAELHPQQQRVGLAHSLANTVAAGLYATSLVYRVKGRTARGRALGFLGLTAVGIGGMLGGHLAYRQASGANHAEEVPHVVSEGWHRVGALAEFSEGRPERRSVDDVPVLVVREADGVVHALAERCSHLAGPLSEGVVADGCVECPWHGSVFRLSDGWNVRGPATAPQPAFDTRIVDGEVEVRLRGH
- a CDS encoding SpoIIE family protein phosphatase encodes the protein MTGSGGERDPGFADEVLRDLGAGVFTLDPAGRITYVNPWAERLLRRPVARMLGHDAHDLLHRSPDGSPVPRERCLLRTPLAGSRDAVEGSEEYFLRGDGVLLPIIWSATPLRPGKTSGGVVIVFSDFSLHRDAEERAIAHTAALEALTNRLNLLAEVSSVLMSTMDAIAAARALLPLLVPELGLWAAVDLVDAHSGIPRRVAVHSPAQPDRARELTGPLATARQRPEIIHGDQPVLLEAGHLVDAGAALAAGHRILFDRLGGRWATAVPIRSRRRYYGVLTVARAGDTRPPPEGETRLLADIGRRLALVLDNSQLYEEQRNVAETMQRQLLAPLPQVDHLRMAARYLPAQRAMEIGGDWYDAFLLADGVMALVIGDVVGHDLQAAVHMAEVRNMLRALAWTHGEPPSVIMRRLDEAVTHTSDAPMATLVFARVEGPEGGPWQLHWVNAGHPPPLLITPEGDTRFLTRGHGPLIGMSATMHLGLTWPDAREDLPARSTVLFYTDGLVESRERPIDAGMARLSHHAAVLARRLRTGTVDDFCDQLLQRLDPRGDDTALLALRLPPVGAGTPHDHRPPPPPQSARSPAAPERAAPGSLQEQAPVRDPTRDTREALDPPRTPDV